The genomic window CTCCGGCACAATGCTCGCGCTGCTGGAACCGGCGGCCGAGCGCGTGGCGCCCGCCTGCCGGCATTTCGGCCCGGACGGCAAGAACGGCACCTGCGGCGGATGTACCCTCCAGCATCTGGCCGCCGCCCCCTATCAGGCCTTCAAGCGCCAGGTGGTAATCGACGCGCTTGCAGCCAACGGCCTCGACTGTCCGGTCGACCCTTTGGTCACGGCCGCGCCCGGCCAGCGCCGCAGAGCGACCTTTTCCGCGCGCCGGACCGAAGGCAGGATCGTGCTCGGCTTTTCCAGCCCGGAAAGCCATCACATCGTCGAAATCGAGGAATGTCCGGTGCTGTCGCCGGCGCTGTTTTCGCGCCTGCCGGCCCTGCGCCTACTGGCCGGCATTCTGGCAACCGGCACAGACCCCTTCCGGATCGCCGTGCTTGACACCGAAACCGGCCTCGATATCGGTTTTTCAGGGCTCAAGCCGCCATCCGAAAAGCGCCGCCAGGCCGCGACCCGCGCGGTCATCGCGGTCAAGGGCATTGCCCGCCTGACCTATGAGGACGAGATCATTGTCGAACCGGTGCGCCCTGTCCTCGACATTGCCGGAACCAAGGTCAATCCGCCGCCCTCGGGCTTCGCTCAGGCAACCCTTGAGGCAGAGGAGGTGATGGCGGGGCTGGTGGCGAAGCATCTGAAAAGCGCCCGTCACGTCGCCGATCTCTTCAGCGGTTACGGCACCTTCGCCCTGCGGCTGGCCGCAAAATCCAAGGTTCACGCGGTCGAATTCGACGCGCCTGCCCTTGCCGCGCTCGATGTCGCCGTGCGCAACCGCCAGGGACTGAAGGCTGTGACGAGCGAGCGACGCGACCTGTTCCGCCGCCCGCTGCTGCCGCGCGAGCTTGCAGGCTTCGACGGCGCGGTGTTCGATCCGCCACGCGCGGGCGCGCGCGAACAGGCTGAAGAGCTTGCCCGCTCCAAGGTCGCGAAGATCGCCGCGGTTTCGTGCAATCCCGCCACCCTTGGCCGGGATCTGCGGCTACTCGTCGACGGCGGTTACCGGATCGAGCGGGTCATCCCGATCGACCAGTTTCTCTGGTCCTCTCACGTGGAAGCGATAGCGCTTCTCAGTCGGGTCAGATAAACCAAAACCCCGGCGGAAAATCCGTCGGGGGTCAGTTTGTTGACAAAGCCTGCCTCATTCTCCGCCGTCATGCTCGGGCCTGTCCCGAGCATCTAAGCACGTATCAACACGACAAGCGTCTCGGACGAAAAGACAATTCAACTACACAGTCCATTACGAAACGCCAACGCCGCTCGTGCGGAACGGTGGTTAGATCCTCGGCACAAGGCCGAGGATGACGTCCGTAAAAAAGGATAGGTTTGTCAGCAGTCCGACCCCGGCGGAAAACCGCCGGGGTCTCGATCATCCTGCCGGACAAACTCAGTAGTAGGGCGACAGGCACTGCTGGCGCGGCCCGTTATAAGGCTGGAAGGTGTTGTCGTAGCTCCGGTAGGAGCGATAACGGTTATCGCACCAGGCATAATGCTTGGGGTTCAGCCCGTTGGTCTGCTGCGGACGGTTGTTGTTTCCGGCAGCAATCGCCCCGCCGATGATCAGCGCGCCGGCGCCGAAAATGGCGAGCGGCACCCAGGAATCATTGTTGTCATCCCAGCCCCAGTTCGGGCCCGGAGGCGGCGGACGACGACCGCCATGGTGGTAGTTGCCGCCACGATTACCGTAGCCGTTGTAATAGCCGCCGCGATTGCCGTAATTGTTGTTGTTGCGGCCGCCATTATAAGCCTGGTGCCGGTTGCGATCCCAGCCCCGGCCATCGACCAGTTCGATATTCGAGCTGGCGACGCCCGTCGGGTTCATGGAGATCGGCATGGACTGTGCCGGCAGAGCGCTCGCCGCGACCACGGCGGATGCAATCGCTGCTGCGACCGTTTTTCTTGCCATATTCAACATCTGCTACTCCCGTTGTTGTTCGCAATACCGAAACCGATGGGTTCCGTTGCTGACTGTGACCACCATAAAACCTGCCACCTGAACTCAGCATTAACGGCTTGTTTAGTGATCGATAAACGTTTGAAACCGACGGGAGGTTCAAAAGAATATGCGCTGGCTAGCCGATCTCCAGCGTCCGGATAAGGTCGTTCTCCAGGGTAAAGGCATAGTCGAGATCGACCGGGCTGCCGGGGAAATTGCCCGCGACATGCGCGGTGACGACGTGCCTGCCACTATCGGTTCTGGCGGCGACCGGCGTGCTGGTGTACTGATATTCGCTGGCTGTCCTTGCCTTCCATGCGGCGATCGCCGCCCTTCCGGTGTGGGTCTTGCCCTCGTCGCGCACGGTGGCATCTTCGGCAAAGCACTGCTTTATGGCATCGGTATCGCCGGCATCGGCGGCCAGGTAGGCGGCGATCGGTTTCGGTAGGTCGAGCATGGTGGTTTCCTCGTCTGCTGGTTTCATTGCGCGCCGGGGAAATGTGGTCTAATCTGAAAAAATGACAAGTACGAACGAAAAAGTTGGGTACTCACCCGAAAGTAAGCATGAACACACGCGCGAATCTGCGGCTGAGGGCGTGGAAGCCGCGCTGCGTTTTCTGGAAGGTCGATGGAAACTGGTGATCCTGTTCCACCTGTTCGGCGGCACGGTGATGCGGTTTTCGGAGCTGGAAAGGGCGATCCCGGAGGTTTCGCAGAAAATGCTGATCCAGCAGCTTCGCGCGCTGGAGACCGACGGCATTGTGCGCCGGGTGGTCTATCCCGAGGTGCCGCCAAGGGTGGAATATCGCCTCACCGACTGGGGGCAGGCGCTTTGCCCCGCGCTCGACGCGCTTTTGACCTGGGCGGGGCAGAAGCCCGAATTTCGTAGCCCGTGACGCATTGATGCGCCACGGGCCAATGATCAGATTTCGCTCTGGCTGGTCACAATGCGCGAGACCAGGCCGTATTCGATCGCTTCCTCGGCCGAAAGCCAGTAATCGCGGTCGATATCCTTGGCGATCTTTTCCTCCGACTGACCGGTGGCCTTCGAGAAAATCCTGATCAGCCGCTCGTTCATCTTGATGATCTCGCGGGCCTGGATCTCGATATCGGAAGCCGGGCCGCGGGTGCCGCCGGAGGGCTGGTGCAGCAGGAAACGGGTATTGGGCAGGCAGATGCGATCTTCCTTCGGCGCTGCCGCAAAGATCAATGCGCCGGCGGAAGCGACCCAGCCCGAGCCGATCATGATCACCTTCGGCTTGATGAACTTGACCAGATCGTGGACCGAATCGCCCGATTCGACATGACCACCCGGCGAGTTCACGAAGACGCGGATATCCTCGTCGGAAACGGCGGCCATTGCGACAAGCTGCGAGCACACGCGCTGAGCGAGTTCCTGCGTGATCGGGCCATAGATGAAGATCGAGCGCGATTTGAACAGGTTGGCTTCCGCCTCCTTGCCCAGAGGCAGTTCGGTCGTCTTGTCGTCGTCTTCTTCGCTCATCGGTATCTCCAAGAATCAGGGAACTGCCAACCGACTTAATGCGAATATACGGCTATTACAATGTCTGACGGGCTTGTGGCCCCGAGCCGCCCGAGAAAACGCCTGCGCATGTCGGGGGCAAACCCCGGCCCTCACGTTCTCATTCGATCCGGACCCGCACGCCGTGGGCCTTCACCCCTTCCGGCTCGACATGGATGGCAAGCGAGGAGCCGGGGATCGCCGTCTTGATCGCACCTTCCAACCGGTCGCAGATGTCATGCGCCTCGCCAACGGTCATGTCGGCGCTCACCACCAGATGGAAATCGATGAAGGCGGCGGAACCCGCCCTGCGGGTGCGCAGGTCGTGGACATCGGAGGAGCCGGCGGCATTGTCGGCGATCGCCCGGCGGAGGGCTTCCGCCTCGTCCGGCGGGAGCGCCGTGTCCATCAGCCCGCCGACTGATTCGCTGATCAGCGTCCACCCGGCGTAGAGAATGTGGGCGGCGACCGCAAGCGCGATCAGCGGATCGAAGATCGCATAGCCGGTTGCAAGCGCCAGCCCGAGCCCGATCACCACGCCGATCGAGGTGACGACATCGGTGCGGATATGCTTGCCGTCGGCGACAAGCGCCGGCGAGCGCGCCGCGCGCCCGGCGCGGATCAGCACATAGGCCCAGACGCCGTTGATAAGACTTGCCACCACATTGACGCCAAGGCCGAGATAGATGTCGTCCGGCATGGTGGGATGAAGCATCTCGGCGGCTGCTTCCCTGAAGATCAGAAGCGCCGCCACGACGATCGCGACGCCCTCGACAACAGCGGAAATATACTCGGCCTTGTG from Martelella sp. NC20 includes these protein-coding regions:
- a CDS encoding class I SAM-dependent RNA methyltransferase, whose amino-acid sequence is MAAETVTIEKLGAKGDGIVSTPDGPVFVPFALPGERITIARHKSSGTMLALLEPAAERVAPACRHFGPDGKNGTCGGCTLQHLAAAPYQAFKRQVVIDALAANGLDCPVDPLVTAAPGQRRRATFSARRTEGRIVLGFSSPESHHIVEIEECPVLSPALFSRLPALRLLAGILATGTDPFRIAVLDTETGLDIGFSGLKPPSEKRRQAATRAVIAVKGIARLTYEDEIIVEPVRPVLDIAGTKVNPPPSGFAQATLEAEEVMAGLVAKHLKSARHVADLFSGYGTFALRLAAKSKVHAVEFDAPALAALDVAVRNRQGLKAVTSERRDLFRRPLLPRELAGFDGAVFDPPRAGAREQAEELARSKVAKIAAVSCNPATLGRDLRLLVDGGYRIERVIPIDQFLWSSHVEAIALLSRVR
- a CDS encoding BA14K family protein encodes the protein MARKTVAAAIASAVVAASALPAQSMPISMNPTGVASSNIELVDGRGWDRNRHQAYNGGRNNNNYGNRGGYYNGYGNRGGNYHHGGRRPPPPGPNWGWDDNNDSWVPLAIFGAGALIIGGAIAAGNNNRPQQTNGLNPKHYAWCDNRYRSYRSYDNTFQPYNGPRQQCLSPYY
- a CDS encoding nuclear transport factor 2 family protein, which encodes MLDLPKPIAAYLAADAGDTDAIKQCFAEDATVRDEGKTHTGRAAIAAWKARTASEYQYTSTPVAARTDSGRHVVTAHVAGNFPGSPVDLDYAFTLENDLIRTLEIG
- a CDS encoding winged helix-turn-helix transcriptional regulator: MTSTNEKVGYSPESKHEHTRESAAEGVEAALRFLEGRWKLVILFHLFGGTVMRFSELERAIPEVSQKMLIQQLRALETDGIVRRVVYPEVPPRVEYRLTDWGQALCPALDALLTWAGQKPEFRSP
- a CDS encoding ATP-dependent Clp protease proteolytic subunit; translation: MSEEDDDKTTELPLGKEAEANLFKSRSIFIYGPITQELAQRVCSQLVAMAAVSDEDIRVFVNSPGGHVESGDSVHDLVKFIKPKVIMIGSGWVASAGALIFAAAPKEDRICLPNTRFLLHQPSGGTRGPASDIEIQAREIIKMNERLIRIFSKATGQSEEKIAKDIDRDYWLSAEEAIEYGLVSRIVTSQSEI
- a CDS encoding cation diffusion facilitator family transporter, which translates into the protein MSTGHAHGKSMPRKLAFATIPLSLLVLAIKLAAWHLTGSVALLSDALESIVNVVASIAAFIAIVYASKPADHDHQFGHHKAEYISAVVEGVAIVVAALLIFREAAAEMLHPTMPDDIYLGLGVNVVASLINGVWAYVLIRAGRAARSPALVADGKHIRTDVVTSIGVVIGLGLALATGYAIFDPLIALAVAAHILYAGWTLISESVGGLMDTALPPDEAEALRRAIADNAAGSSDVHDLRTRRAGSAAFIDFHLVVSADMTVGEAHDICDRLEGAIKTAIPGSSLAIHVEPEGVKAHGVRVRIE